The window GTCAGCGTCGAACCAACCGATCGGCGAGGCGTACCAGCCGCGGTCGAACGTCTCCGTCTCGCGGATGGTCCGCTTGGCGTCTTCGGGTGGGAGACCGCCGACTGCGGGGGTCGGATGAAGTGCTTTGACCACCGACAGGACGTGTTCGTCGCCGTCGAGATCGGCGGAAATCGGTGTCTGGAGGTGTTGAATGTTCGAAAGGCGTTTGAGTCGTCGGTCGCCGACGCGCACCGACGATGCGAGCGGTTCGAGTCCATCGTGGATGGTTTCGGAGACAAGCTCGTGCTCTTCGCGGACCTTTTCACTCTCGATCAACCGTTCCGCCAGTTCGTCGTCCTCCTCGGGAGTCTTGCCCCTCCCGATAGACCCCGCGAGTGCCTCCGTTTCGACGGTCTGTCCCGTGAGTGAGACGAGTCGCTCCGGCGGTGCGCCGAAAAAACCACCGTCGGCTGTCGGTTCGAAGAGGAACCGATAACAGTCCGGATACGACGTTCGAAGCCGCTCGAGGGTGTCCGGTACGGCAATGGGATTTTCTAGTTCGACTTCGAGCGCGGTAGCGAGCACGACTTTCTGTAGTTCTCCGGCTTGGATCCGCTCGGTCGCTCGGTGTACCTGCTCGCTCCACTCCTCGCGTGAAGTAGTGTGGTGGGTCGATTTGACGCCCGGGGCCTCGCCGCGCGGCCGCATCTCCGGGAGTTCGTTCAGTTCAGTTCGCAGTTCAGCAAGCTTTGTTTCGACTTCGTCGGGCGTCACGTCGTGGCCCGAAACCGTGAGCCATGTCTCGGTCTCCGTTCGGGTCAGTTGTACGTGGGGAAGGACGAACTCAGCGCCGGGAAACCCGCCCCACGGAGACATCGGTTCGTGTTTGGCGTGGAACGAAAACCCGCCGAACAGTCGTGGTCGCGTGGCTTTTGGCCCCCCATCGACGTCAAGCGAAACGAAAAGGTCGCTCGCTCGTTCACGGACGGTGTCGAACCTGGCGTTTCCAGTTGCAGTGACGCGAGCGACGGCACCACTCGCGGCTACTTCGAGCCCATCGGGGGTCGTCCAGTAGATTCTCGGAGCCTGCCGTCCAGCGAGAAACGAACGAAACGAAACGTCGGATATTCGGCAGGTTCGGGTCACGAGGGAAGCACCCGCCGACAGTTGACCGTCACGATGCGCTGGCATTGGGTGAGAACTCAGGAGCGGTAACCCTTCAGCCTAACTATATCGCTCCTCATTCCAGGGATTTGCAGTGTTAGAATAACCTCTTTTCTCCCAATACCCTCGTTCAGGTTCGGTGAGGAATTCGATACCGTCCACCCATTTGGCCCCCTTGTATGCGTATCTGTGTGGTGTGAGCACCCGAAGCGGTCCGCCGTGTTCACGGGGAAGTGAGTCGCCGTCGTAATTCCACGCGAACAGAACCTCATCGCGCATGCAAGCCGAAAGGGAGAGGTTCGTCGTGTAGCCGTCGAGTGCCGAGAACATGACGTGGACGGCGTCGTCTTCGACGCCGGCCAATTCCGCGAGGGTGGGAAAGGTGACTCCAGTAAACTCACAATCGAACTTGCTCCAACCGGTGACGCAGTGAAAATCCTGCCTCTGCGTTTCGTGCGGTAGGTTACGGAACTCGTCCCACGAGAACGTTCGTTCGTCTTCGACCGCTCCCGTCACCGAAAACTCCCACGTTTCCGGGTTCCAATCGGGCGTATCGCCCTTCGAGAGAACGGGGAATTTGCTCGTCTCGCGCTGTCCCGGTGGCAGTCGCTCGTCGTCGAACTCCTGATAGAGGTGCGTAACATCCCTGACGCTCATGGTCGAACTCGGAGCGGCGAAACCGTCAGTCTAACGACTGCGGAGGAATGTGTAAGGCAATCGGCTGCAAAATGCCCCGTAAAAGTCAAACCCTCGTATTGGAGCACGAGGGGATGGCATGGATGCGAAATGGGGTTCGAGGAAACGTGCGCTTATCATCGCGTAACCTACGTATCGTATTTCGGGGGGTCGGTACTCACTGAATAACAAAGAACGACGTCGCGTAATCGATTGACGCATGTCCGAGACAGAACAACGAGCAAAAATGCGAGAAAGTCCGGCGATGGAAGCTGCAGAAGAATCGACACGGGACGTAGCAATACTCGCGTCCGGAGTCTCCGTTCTCCTCGCGTGGCATCAGTTCTTCATCAGGGGGAACCGAGAACGCGGGCTGTTCATCGGCCTGTGGCCACCGACCATCCTCGCGTTCGCTAGCTACTTCAACCAGAAGCGGATGCAACAGCGCCTCGAATCACTGAAGCCAAGTAGCATCATCGACTCACTCGACCAGATGTTCGGCAACCGATAACCGAAGGCGGAAACTTTTCCTTTCTCCAACACCACCGCGAGGGGAGATTCCAATGAATAGGGTTGAATTTATATAATACCATAAAAAAGATTTGGAAAATAAAAATATTCGTTCCGTGACCGTCGTACTATCTACCCGTCAGACTTAAGAACACCCCTCCCGAAGCCCTCAACTGTTCCAATGCCAAAGGTAGAGATCACCGTCCCGGAGCACCTCGAAATGCAAATCGCCCAGATGGTCGAACAGGGCGAGTTCGTCAACCGAGAAGAAGCAATCGAGGACTTACTAGCAACCGGTCTCAAGGCATACAAGACGAGTGGGCCGATGGACAACGACCGAGAACCGGGTCTCGAAGATGAGGGGATGATGGGGCACGAAGACGAATACGTCTTTTAGCACCGTGTTTCGCCTCAACGTGTGAATAGTTCTCAGAAACTCTTAAACCGAATAACTACTAATCCGCGCTTATGCATAAAGACGAACTCCTTGAGCTTCACGAGCAGATGGTCACCATCATGGAGTACTTCAGGGAACAAGACGACATACCGACCGGTGCGTTCGACGCCTACGACCAACTCGATGTCGACCCGTCTCACGTTCACAAGTCCAAGAGTGAGCACAAACATGCCGTTTTCGTGCTCGGTAACTCGCTTGCGGACGTGATGAGCGAAGACGAGTTCAGCGAGGCAGGTCGAATCGGCAAGCGAATGGAAGAACTGGCCGACGACGCCGAGAGTAAAATCTGATTTTCAGCACGTTTCGTGCAGGTTCGAGTTCTCGGAACGGCGCAGGACGAGGGGATTCCCCGACTGGACTGTGAGTGCAACCAGTGTACGACGGGAATCGTCCGCCACGGGCCAGCGATAACTGTCGAATCGGGCGATGAGACGGTTTTAGTCGATGCACCGCCGGATGTCAAACGAACTGTCGGAGTATCGACCGTCGATTCGGTCATCTTGACTCACGCTCACATCGGCCACTATGGCGGGCTGTTCTATTTCGGACGGGAGGGTTACAATACCGACCACAAACCGGTGTACTGCTCGGAGAAGATGGACGCGTGGCTCCGGGATGGGAACAAAGCGTACCGACACCTCATCGAGCGGGGAAACGTCGAACTGCGTCCGTTCGTCCCCGGTAAATCCTTCGAGATCGCGGAGATACAGTGCCACCCGATACCCGTTCCACACCGAAACGAGGACGCCGACACGGTCGGATTGCGATTCGAGGGCGAGGATGCGTCGATGACCTATATTCCCGACATCGACTATTGGTCGCCGGAGACGGAACGTGCAGTCAAGAAAAGCGACGTTGCACTGGTCGATGGTACGTTCTTTTCGATGGACGAGGTCGGTAGAAGGGACGTTCCCCATCCGATGATACCAGAGACGATGGACCGTTTCGACGACTGTGATACGGAGCTATATTTCACTCATCTGAATCACACGAATCCAGCCGCCGATTCGACTACGTCGGCATACAGAACCGTGATAAAGCGTGGATTCGACGTGGCGGACGACGGATATGTAATTGAATTAGGTTGTGTCTGACAGACGCATCCCGCCAACCCGAAACTATTTGAGGGGGATTCCGTTTTGACGTAATATGGATGCGCGCACGGTCGAACAGATAACTGACTGGGATTCACGTCCCTTCTCCGGAGGCTTCAACGCACTCCGAGACCTCGCAGACGCCGACTTTTCCGGTGCCGTCAAAGCGAGCGGCGCGTGGCTGTTCATGTTGAACGGTCGCGGCGTCGGGGTTTTCGACGGCGAAATCACCGATTTCGGGGACACGGATGGAACGATCTTCGAAGCCCCACACCCCTCGCTTCCGCTGTTGCTCAGTATGCAAGAACGCGGTGGGAAGACACAGGCGAAATACTACACCAACGACACCCCACTCGCCGAGGCGAGCGACACGCTCGCCTCGAAGAACTTCACCGGATACGTCGAACTCAGCGAAAACGTTCTGAGCGGCGACTACTACGTCGTCTATCATGCTGGACGTTCGATGACTGCCGCATACGTCGGTGAAAGCGAAAAACTACTGACCGGCGACGAGGCGTTCGAACGGGCGAACGACGAAGTCGGTATTTACGAGGTCGTCGCCGCGGACGTGGACATCATCGACATTCCGGAACCGCAATCGTCTGCGGAATCCGAACCGGAGCCGACACGGACCCCTACCGGGGGAGCGGGGCAATCATCCGACCCGACGACGGAAACGTCAGAGACGGCGCCGACCGCGGACCAATCGACAGCCGAAGATCGACAGACGCCACCGCCCGTGACGGACGAGGGAGAGACGGCACGGCCGTCACAACCAGCTACGCGTTCCCAACCAGTTCAGTCGTCGAACATGTCGCAGTCGCCGCCGAGCGATACCGAATCGAAGCCGGACCAGCGGCCGGCGGGGGAGACGAAAGAAGCGCCAGCTACGTTTTCCGACGAACAGCAGTGGCGAGAGACGACGACGATTCCGTCGCTCGACCCGGAGAAAAGTAGCGCCTCGAAATCGCGTGAATCGGGTGTCAAACAGAGGCGAAGCGCTCGGAACCCGTCACAGCGACAGGGTCGGAGTCGAGGTCGAACTGCGTCGAATCAGACGACGGAACTCGAAACCGAACTCGTCGCACGAACGGAACAACTCGAAGCGCTTCAAACTAAACTCAAAAGCACCGAGGTCGAGCGGGACGAACTGGAAAAAGAGCGTGACCGCCTCCAAAACGAACTCGACGAGCTTCGCACCGAACTCGAATCGGTACGGCAAAACAGTCCCGGCGTAGCTGCGGAGCGACAGATCACGCCACAACAAGCGTTTTCGGAGACGAACCTGTTCGTCCGGTACGGGTCGAAAGGGAAGGGGACGTTGGCGGACGCAGCGGCGGGCGAGGCGGACCGAGGAGCGGTCGAATCCAACCTGAAACTCGAACACCACACGCAGTTCGACGTCGAAGGCATTACGGTGGATGGCAAGGAGTACGAAACGTTCCTCCACGAATCGATGGAGTACCAGTTCGTCTCGTGGCTCGTCGTCGATCTACTGTACGAAATCGTAGATACCGACCATCAGCGGGGGTTAAAGGACCTCTTCGATGCGATTCAAGAGATCGACCGGGCCGAGCTTCACGGTGTCTTAGCCGCGGAGAACGAGGACGGCGAAGAACGCGAGATGCGGTTCGACGTTATCCTTCGCGACCGAATGGGCAATCCATTGATCGTTGCGAACATCAACGATTCGCGCGACCCGGCGACGGGCGAAATGCTCGGGTCGCTCGTTGACGCATCGAGCGACGTTGCGACTGCGAACAACGAACTCAGTGCAGCGTTTCAGGTCACGAGGAGCTTCTTCGAACCGGCGGCGCTGGAGACGACGGAGGATGCAACCAGTGGGGGACTGCTGACGCGAGAAAAACGAGAAAGTTTCGTCAAGCTATCCCGAAAGCGGGGATATCATCTATGTTTGGTCGAATCGCGTAATGGCGAATTCCACCTGACCGTTCCAGAACTCTAAGCTTCGGGTTTTTCGCCGATTTTCATCGTGTCGAGCTTGTCGGTTATTTCCGACAGTTTCTCGTCGAGTTCGGCGACGAACTCCTCGGTTCGGTCGGTCGTAATTGCGCCCTGATTCGAGGGCGAGATGAGATTTTCTTCTTCGAGGACACGGAGAGAGTATCGAACCTTGTGATGTGGGTAGCCCGTTTCGTTCGACATCTTGACGATGCCGATGGGCTCGTTTTCGATAACCATCTTCAGGACCTGCAAGTGGCGTTCCAGCATATCGACTTCCTTCTCCAGTCGATCTATCATGGCATGTGTTAACTTGTCTTTGAACCTTTTAAAGGTTGTTGTCCGCATCGCATGCAGAAGGGTGGACAGAGAGTTATTAGTGGGACGAGTTAACACTTCCGGCTTCACCGCGACAGTATCGTCGAAATTGCACGAATCGACTATTGGTTAGCCATATTTATACACATGCATGCATCATTTGGCTTCGGAGACCGTAATCGGTTTAGGAGGTGCGTGAGAAGGAACCTCCGGTATGACCGTAACTATCGTCGGTTCGCAACTCGGCGACGAGGGCAAAGGTCGCGTCGTTGACCTCTACGGCGACGCTGCTGATGTGGTCGTTCGCTATCAGGGTGGCGACAACGCAGGCCACACTGTCGTCGAGGACGGTACCGAATACAAACTCTCTCTCGTTCCAAGCGGGGTCATCCGGGGAAAAGTCGGCGTCCTCGGAAATGGATGTGTCATCAACCCCGAGACCCTGTTCAGTGAGATCGACGCCCTCCGTGAGCGGGGTCTCGAACCGGACGTGCGACTCGCACGGCGTGCGCACGTCATCCTCCCGTATCATCGTGTTCTCGACGGCATCGAGGAAGAGGCGAAAAGCGACTCCGACCGCAAAGTGGGCACGACGGGTCGAGGTATCGGCCCAACCTACGAAGACAAGGCCGGTCGGCGGGGTATCCGAATCGGTGACCTTCTCACTCCCGAACTCCTCCGCGAGAAACTCGAATACGTCGTCCCGCAAAAGCGCGCCCTCGCCGAAAACGTCTTCGGAGTCGAAACCGGCGAAGCGTTCGACATCGACGCTCTCTACGAGCAATACAAGGCGTACGGCGAACGGATGAAAGAGGACAACATGACCGTCAATGCTGGCGATTTCATCTCTTCACGCCTCGATGACGGTGAAGAAGCGATATTCGAAGGTGCGCAGGGGACCATCATCGACATCGATCACGGAAACTATCCGTACGTTACCTCTTCGAATCCGACTGCGGGCGGGGCCGCCACGGGAACCGGTCTCAGTCCCGGCGTCGTCGGAGGTGGCGAAGTCGTCGGTATCGTAAAAGCGTATCTCACACGAGTCGGAAGCGGGCCGCTCCCGACCGAACTCGGTGGCGTCGCTGGTGACACACCGGGCTATGACGAACAGGGGACTGGAGAAAACGAGGATCTTGCGGAGTACATCCGGGAAAAAGGCGGCGAGTATGGTACCGTCACCGGTCGGCCACGCCGGGTCGGGTGGCTCGACATGCCGATGCTTCGCCACGCCGCCCGCGTCAGCGGTTTCACCGGTATCGCCGTCAACCACCTCGACGTACTCGCAGGTCTCGACGAACTGAACGTCGGCCATAGCTACGAGTTGGATGGTGAAGAAATCTTCACCATGCCAGCGACGACGGAACGCTGGGGTCGCTGTGAACCGAACTTCAAAACCTTCGAGGGCTGGCCCGAAGTGAACTGGAACGAAGTCGTCGAGGAAGGGTACGACGCGATTCCGGAGAATACACGAGCCTACCTCGATTACATCAGCGACGAACTCGGTGCACCCGTCTACGCCGTCGGTGTCGGGCCAGGCCGAGAAGAGACCATCGTGTTGACGA of the Haladaptatus caseinilyticus genome contains:
- a CDS encoding isochorismate synthase, with the translated sequence MPAHRDGQLSAGASLVTRTCRISDVSFRSFLAGRQAPRIYWTTPDGLEVAASGAVARVTATGNARFDTVRERASDLFVSLDVDGGPKATRPRLFGGFSFHAKHEPMSPWGGFPGAEFVLPHVQLTRTETETWLTVSGHDVTPDEVETKLAELRTELNELPEMRPRGEAPGVKSTHHTTSREEWSEQVHRATERIQAGELQKVVLATALEVELENPIAVPDTLERLRTSYPDCYRFLFEPTADGGFFGAPPERLVSLTGQTVETEALAGSIGRGKTPEEDDELAERLIESEKVREEHELVSETIHDGLEPLASSVRVGDRRLKRLSNIQHLQTPISADLDGDEHVLSVVKALHPTPAVGGLPPEDAKRTIRETETFDRGWYASPIGWFDADGDGEFAVGIRSGVAADSFVTLFGGNGIVADSHPDDEWNEVQLKFLPILDELE
- a CDS encoding sulfite oxidase-like oxidoreductase, translating into MSVRDVTHLYQEFDDERLPPGQRETSKFPVLSKGDTPDWNPETWEFSVTGAVEDERTFSWDEFRNLPHETQRQDFHCVTGWSKFDCEFTGVTFPTLAELAGVEDDAVHVMFSALDGYTTNLSLSACMRDEVLFAWNYDGDSLPREHGGPLRVLTPHRYAYKGAKWVDGIEFLTEPERGYWEKRGYSNTANPWNEERYS
- a CDS encoding ribbon-helix-helix domain-containing protein, translating into MPKVEITVPEHLEMQIAQMVEQGEFVNREEAIEDLLATGLKAYKTSGPMDNDREPGLEDEGMMGHEDEYVF
- a CDS encoding UPF0058 family protein is translated as MHKDELLELHEQMVTIMEYFREQDDIPTGAFDAYDQLDVDPSHVHKSKSEHKHAVFVLGNSLADVMSEDEFSEAGRIGKRMEELADDAESKI
- a CDS encoding MBL fold metallo-hydrolase, encoding MQVRVLGTAQDEGIPRLDCECNQCTTGIVRHGPAITVESGDETVLVDAPPDVKRTVGVSTVDSVILTHAHIGHYGGLFYFGREGYNTDHKPVYCSEKMDAWLRDGNKAYRHLIERGNVELRPFVPGKSFEIAEIQCHPIPVPHRNEDADTVGLRFEGEDASMTYIPDIDYWSPETERAVKKSDVALVDGTFFSMDEVGRRDVPHPMIPETMDRFDDCDTELYFTHLNHTNPAADSTTSAYRTVIKRGFDVADDGYVIELGCV
- a CDS encoding DUF7527 domain-containing protein, encoding MDARTVEQITDWDSRPFSGGFNALRDLADADFSGAVKASGAWLFMLNGRGVGVFDGEITDFGDTDGTIFEAPHPSLPLLLSMQERGGKTQAKYYTNDTPLAEASDTLASKNFTGYVELSENVLSGDYYVVYHAGRSMTAAYVGESEKLLTGDEAFERANDEVGIYEVVAADVDIIDIPEPQSSAESEPEPTRTPTGGAGQSSDPTTETSETAPTADQSTAEDRQTPPPVTDEGETARPSQPATRSQPVQSSNMSQSPPSDTESKPDQRPAGETKEAPATFSDEQQWRETTTIPSLDPEKSSASKSRESGVKQRRSARNPSQRQGRSRGRTASNQTTELETELVARTEQLEALQTKLKSTEVERDELEKERDRLQNELDELRTELESVRQNSPGVAAERQITPQQAFSETNLFVRYGSKGKGTLADAAAGEADRGAVESNLKLEHHTQFDVEGITVDGKEYETFLHESMEYQFVSWLVVDLLYEIVDTDHQRGLKDLFDAIQEIDRAELHGVLAAENEDGEEREMRFDVILRDRMGNPLIVANINDSRDPATGEMLGSLVDASSDVATANNELSAAFQVTRSFFEPAALETTEDATSGGLLTREKRESFVKLSRKRGYHLCLVESRNGEFHLTVPEL
- a CDS encoding adenylosuccinate synthase; amino-acid sequence: MTVTIVGSQLGDEGKGRVVDLYGDAADVVVRYQGGDNAGHTVVEDGTEYKLSLVPSGVIRGKVGVLGNGCVINPETLFSEIDALRERGLEPDVRLARRAHVILPYHRVLDGIEEEAKSDSDRKVGTTGRGIGPTYEDKAGRRGIRIGDLLTPELLREKLEYVVPQKRALAENVFGVETGEAFDIDALYEQYKAYGERMKEDNMTVNAGDFISSRLDDGEEAIFEGAQGTIIDIDHGNYPYVTSSNPTAGGAATGTGLSPGVVGGGEVVGIVKAYLTRVGSGPLPTELGGVAGDTPGYDEQGTGENEDLAEYIREKGGEYGTVTGRPRRVGWLDMPMLRHAARVSGFTGIAVNHLDVLAGLDELNVGHSYELDGEEIFTMPATTERWGRCEPNFKTFEGWPEVNWNEVVEEGYDAIPENTRAYLDYISDELGAPVYAVGVGPGREETIVLTNPLE